The following DNA comes from Desulfobaculum xiamenense.
ATTGAGGACATGATGATCCAGACGGAAAAGATGATGTCCGTCGGCGGCCTTGCGGCGGGAATGGCCCACGAGATCAACAATCCCCTCGGCGCGGTGCTTCAGGCCAGCCAGAACATCACACGCCGTCTCTCGCCAGACATGCCCGCGAACAAGACCGTCGCCGACGAGTTGGGGCTGGACCTCACGCTGGTGCACGAATACATGCAGCGCAGAAAGATATCCACGTACATAGAAGGCATTCAGGAAGCAGGCAACCGCGCCGCCGTCATCGTCCGGAACATGCTGGACTTCAGCCGCAAGAGCGAAACGACCAGAACGCCCCACAACATCGGCATGCTCCTCGACCGCGCGGCGGAACTCGCCTCCAAGGATTACGACCTCAAGAAGAAATACGATTTCAAGCAGATAGAAATCGTACGTGAATACGATCCCGACACGCCGATCATCGCCGTCAACGGCACGGAACTGGAGCAGGTGTTTCTGAACCTGCTCAAAAACGCCGGACAGGCCATGGCCGAAAAGGACTACGCGGGGCAGACACCGCGCATCACCCTGCGCACGGCCCCAGAGAACGGAAAGGTTCGTATCGAAATCGAAGACAACGGGCCGGGTATCCGCCTCGAATCGCACAAGCGCATCTTCGAGCCGTTCTTCACTACCAAGGGCGTCGGCTTCGGCACGGGACTCGGGCTTTCCGTGTCGTACTTCATCATCACACGCAATCACGGCGGCGAGTTCCGCGTGGATTCGGAACCCGGCGAGTGGACACGCTTCACCATCCACCTGCCGCCGCTCAAGCCGCATCACGACGAAACACAGCCCGACGCCTCGGACAGCACGCCGGAACCGTACAACGGCACAAAAAAGGGGGAGTCCTAGGACTCCCCCTTCATCATTGGCGATTGAATACGAAACTAGCGGGCTTTGAGGCCGAGACGTTCGACGACGCTCTGCGCGCAGGCCACGGTGTACTCCGCCGGAGCGAGGCGCTCCTTCTCGGCGGCTTCGATGACCAGTTCCGGGCGATTGGAGCGCGCCGGATCGGGCGTGATGCCATAGGACTGTGGGAAGGTGTTCTCGAAGTACATGTCCTGAAAGCCGATGAACTTGAGCATGTGCGCCGTGGCGTCGAGCACCGCCGTCTCCTCTGCGTCGATGAGCCGAAGCTCGCGGGCGCGGATGAGGCCGGCAAGGCATTCGCCGCCCTGCGTGCAGGAGATGTGGCCGTGGCGGTTGGCCAGCAGCATGCCCTCGATGATGGCCTGCTCGGTGACCTGCACCACCTGGAAACTTCCGGGACCGGCAATGGCCTCGTAGCGCTCGGCAAAGTGCCGCACGCGCGGGAAGGACACGGGATTGCCGATCATCGCGGCCTGCGCCACGCTCGGCTCCACGGTCACGGGGTGCCACTCGCGCTCTTGCGGCTGCGCGGCGTAATAGCGATACACGGGGTCGGCATGGTGGGACTGCACGCCGAACACGCGGGGCAGCGCCGTAATGATGCCGAGTTCGAACATCTTGAGGAAGCCGCTCATGATCGCGGTGATGTTGCCCGCGTTGCCGATGGGCACGAAGATGGCCTTGCCCGCGAGATCCCAGTCGTACCACTGGGCGACCTCGAAGGCGTAGGACTCCTGACCGAGGATGCGCCACGCGTTCTTGGAATTGAGTAGCGCCACCTGATAGTTGTCCGCCAGATGCTCGACCACCTTCATGCAGTCGTCGAACACTCCGGGCACTTCGAGCACCACGGCACCGCTGCCCAGCGGCTGGGCCAACTGCTGCGGAGTCACCTTGCCCTGCGGCAGGATGACGGCGGACTTGATGCGTCCGTCCGCGTAGGAGGCATACAGCGCGGCGGCTGCGGAGGTATCGCCCGTGGAGGCGCACACCGCGAGAATCTCGTCCAGATTGCGCGTCCGGATGAGGTGGTTCAGGAAGCTGAAGGCGCAGGCCATGCCCCGGTCCTTGAAGGAGGCGCTGGGGTTCTGGCCGTCGTTCTTGAAGGCCATGCGCTGCCCGCCAAGCTGGGCGGACAGGCGATTGCTGGAGCTGATGATGGGCGTGTTGCCCTCGCCGAGGTAGACGATGTCCGCCTCGTCCATGACCGGAGCCATCAGCTCATAGAAACGGAAGATGCCGCGCAGGGCGTCGCTCTTGGCACCGGCGCGGGTGTCGAACACCGTACGCCACTCTTCGCCAGAGCGCTCGCGCAGGGTATCGAAGCCCGCATCGCGCAGCAGGAAAACGCCGCCGCAATTCGGGCAGGTATAGTGCAATTCCTCGGTGCCGTAGCGTGCGCCGCAGCCGAGGCAGAAGTATTCCATGCGGCCCCTGTAAGCGGGAAACGCGTTCATCTCTGGCATCGTTCCATCCTTGTGCGATAAAATGGTGCTTGGCGGGGCGTTACGCGCCCCACACGCTTCCGGCCGCCATGGTTGCCATGACCACGCCGATACCCACCTTGGCCACAAGGCCGAGGAAGGTCCCGTACATTGCGCCCATGGCCGCCGTGCGGGCCTCTTCGAATGTGCGGCCCTGAATGCGCTCGACGGCAAGGCAGCCGCCGAACGCGCCGAGCAGTGCGCCGGGCAGCGCACCGATGCCGAACAGGAACCCGGCACCGACAATGGCACCGGCAATGGCACCGAGCACGCCGCCCCAGTTGCCCTTGGAGGATGCGCCATACTGCTTGGCACCCTTGAGCCGGATCACGAATTCCAGCCCCTCGCCAGCCAGCGCCAGAAGCGCCAACCCGCCGAAACCGATCCACGTCAGCGCCATGTCCGGATGCGTCGCCTTCCACAGCGCCACCAGTCCCAGCACCACCCAGTTGGCGGGCAGGGAAAAGACGTGCAGAACCAGCGCACCAAAACAGGCGAGCACGAAAAGAACGGTCAGGATGCCACTCACGTATTCCACTAGAACTGCTTCCTCAAATCGATCACGCGCTTGGCCTTGCCCTCGCTCTTGGGCAGGGTGTTGGCTTCCACGAGCTCGACCTTGGGCGTGAGCAGAATCTCGTAGCGCAGTGCGGTCTGGATGCGCTCGCGCAGGGCGTTGAGGGCGCGCATGTCCTCAATGAAGAACTCTTCCTTGATCTCGACCTTCACGCGCATGAGGTCGATGTGGCCGTCGTTGTCCAGCTCGATGAGGTAATTCTGGCCCACCTCGGGCATGGCCATCAGCACCTGCTCGATCTGCATCGGGTAGATGTTCACGCCCTTGAGGATCATCATGTCGTCCGCGCGGCCGAGGATGCGGTCAATGCGGCGGTGCTTGCGTCCGCAGGGGCATTCGCCCGGCAGGAAGCGGCACAGGTCGCGGGTGCGGTAACGGATTATGGGCATGCCCTCGCGCAGAAGCGACGTCATGACGATCTCGCCGATCTCGCCCTCCTTCACCGGTTCGAGCGTCTCGGGATCGAGAATCTCGATGAGGTAGGCGTCTTCCCAGACGTGCATGCCCTTCTGCTCAAGACACTCGAACGCGACGCCCGGTCCGTTCATCTCGGACAGGCCGTAGGAGTTGTAGGCCTTGATGCCGAGGGCGTCCTCGATCTTGCGACGGCTTTCCTCGGTGTGCGGCTCCGCACCGACGAGCGCCACGCGCAGGGCAAGGTCGCGCCGGGGGTCGATGCCGGACTTGGTCAGCGCCTCGGCGAAGTACAGCGCGTAGGACGGGATGATGTGGATGGCCGTGGTCCGGAAATCCTTCATCAGCTTGATCTGACGCGCCGTGTTGCCCGCGCCGGACGGAATGGTGAGGCAGCCGAGGCGCTCCGCGCCGTAGTGGATGCCCAGACCGCCGGTGAACAGGCCATAGCCACTCATATTCTGAAACACGTCGCCGGGGCGAATGCCGATCATATGCATGCAGCGGGCCATAAGGTCCGCCCATGAATTGAGATCGTTCTGCGTGTAGTAGACGGCCGTGGGATTGCCGGTGGTGCCGCTGGAGACGTGCAGCCGGACGAACTGGTCGTGGGGAACGGTCAGCAGTCCATCGGGATAGCTGGCGCGCAGGTCGTTCTTCGTGGTCAGCGGCAGGCGACGAATGTCGTCGACGCTGCGAATGTCAGCAGGGTCGATGCCACCGAGGCTCTCTGCATAGAAGCGCGAGCGCGCGGCGCGCTCGACCACATTGCGAAGTCGTACAACCTGAATCCGTTCAATTTCCTCACGAGAGTAAGTCTCGGCCTTATCGAAGTACACGTGTGGCTCCAGATGCAGTTGAGGGTGACCGGCGCAAGGCGCGTCAGGAATTGGAGTATTCGGAAGGTTCCGCAGCCATGGCAAGATTTTCGAACGCAGTGTGCTCCTTGAGGAACGTCAGCTCCACCACTCCGGTGGGACCGTTTCGGTGCTTGCCGATGATGACTTCGGCAATGCCCTTCTTGGGGTTGTCGTCGCTCGTGTTGTAGACCTCGTCGCGGTACAGGAAGACGATCATGTCGGCGTCCTGCTCGATAGCGCCGGATTCGCGAAGGTCCGAAAGCTTCGGGCGCTTGTCCGTGCGTTCCTCGACCTTTCGGTTGAGCTGCGAAAGCGCGATGACGGGGACCTGGATTTCCTTGGCCAGCGCCTTGAGCGTCCGCGAGATTTCGGAGATTTCCTGTTCGCGAGAGTCGATGGTGCGCCCGGCCCGCATAAGCTGAAGGTAGTCCACGATGACCAGCCCGAGGCCCTTTTCGGCCTTGAGGCGACGGCAACGCGCACGCAGTTCCAGCGTGCTGATGGCGGGGGTGTCGTCGATGTAGATCGGCGCAGCGGACATATCCTCCGCGGCGTCGTACAGGCGCGCCCATGCCTCGTCGTCGATGAAGCCGCGGCGCATGTCGGCGAGGTTGACCCGCGCCTTGGTGCACAGCATACGCATCATCAGCTGGTCCATGCCCATTTCGAGCGAGAACACGGCCGTCGGCGTCCCATAGTCGGACGCGGCGCGCAGGCCGATGTTCAGCGCGAAGGACGTCTTGCCCATGGCGGGACGGCCAGCGATGATGATGAGGTCGGTCGCTTGAAGACCGGCCGTGAGTTCATCGAACTTGTAGTAGCCGGTGGGAACGCCGGTGACGATTTCCTTTCGGCTGTAGAGTTCCTGCAGCTTCTCGAAGACCTGATTCACCAGTTCCTTGGAAGCGACGAAGGTCTTGTTGGAGCGCTGCTCGGAAATGGCGAAGATGGACTGCTCGGACTCGTCGAGCAGCGCATCGACATCGTTCGCGCCATCGAAGCAGTTTTCGATGATGTCCGATGCCACACCGATCAGCTGGCGCTGGATGGAGCGGTTGCGGACGATCTTGGCGTGGAACAGGGCATTGGAGGTGCTCACCGTGGAATCGGCCAGTTCCGCCAGATAGACGGGGCCGCCCACATCGTCGAGCTTGCCCATGCTGCGCAGCTCTTCAGCGACGGTCAGCAGGTCCATGGGGACGGACTTGCGGAAGCACTCCTGAAAGGCCCTGTAGATGATGCGATGGGCTGGCGAGTAGAAATCGTCCTCGCCGAGGACGTCCACGAGGTCGTGGAACACGTTGGACTTCAAAAAAACGCCCCCCAGAACCGCCTGTTCGGCTTCGAGGTTGTGGGGGGGAACTTTTCGCAGCATATCGCCGGAGGCCCTATCAAGGGCCTCGGCGACAGCGGAACCCCCGGTCCCCTGCGGGGACCGGGAGCGATCTTTTCTAGGCCTGTTCAGACTCGTCGGCCTGTCCTGCGTCATTGCTTACAGCTTCTTCTTCGGCCGCCTTGGCGGTAGCCTCGGCCTCAGCTTCAAGTTTCAGTTCCAGGGCAGCCTCGGCCTCCTCGGAGGTGATGGGCTGGCCTTCGACCCAGTCGTGACGCACAACGCTCACGGTCAGTTCGCACTGCACATCAGGATGCAGCTTGACGGGCACGGAGTACACGCCAAGGGAACGGATCGGATCGCCGAGAATAATCTTTTTCTTGTCGACTTCCAAGCCCATTTCAGCAAGGGCTTCGCCGATGTGGGAGTTGGTGACGGAGCCGTAGAGGCGGTCGCCGTCGCCCACGCGAACGCGCAGGACGAGCTTGGCCTCTTCCAGCTTCTTGCCCATCTCCTCGGCCTCGAAGCGGATCTTGTCCATCTTTTCCTGCAGCTTCTTGCGCTCCAGCTCAAAAACCTTGGCGTTCGCCTCGGTAGCCAGCATGGCAAGACCCTGGGGCAGGAGATAGTTACGGCCATAGCCGGGCTTCACTTTGACGATGTCGCCCAGACGGCCGAGATTGTCGATATCTGCTCGAAGAATGAGTTTCATTGGTGCAAGCCTCCCCTAGAGCGTCCTTTTCTTCACCACGGTGCTATGCACAGCGGTGTAGTACAGAAGGGCCATCTGCCTGGCGCGCTTGATCGCCACGGTGAGGCGGCGCTGATGCTTTGCGCAGGTACCGGTGATGCGACGGGGGATGATCTTGCCGCGCTCGGTGATGAAATCCCTCAGAATGTCGACACGCTTGTAATCGATGGGGAGGTCCTTGTCGGCGCAGAAACGACAGAACTTCTTCCGCGGAGTGAATTTTTTACGGAAAGCCATTTATGCAACCTCCTCGGCTTCGGCCTCTTCGCCAAGGCGAACGGTGACGAACTTGTAGATGCCGTCGGTGATACGAATGTTGCGCTCAAGCTCGGCAACGAGCTGACCGGGAGCAGTGTACTCCAGGCGCACATAGTAGCCGCGGGTCTTCTTCTTCACGGGGTACGCAAGATCGCGCAGGCCCCAGTCGTCAACCAGATCCACAACGCCGCCCTCACGGGTGATGACGCCGGTCAGGTTGTCGAGGATCGTCTGGCGCTCCTCGGCTGCGAACTCGGGGGAGAGCAGCAGCAAAGTCTCGAACTTTCTCATAAGTTCCTCCTCATGGTCTATTGGCCCTTGCCGCCAATGGCAAGAGCAAGGCAAAACGCAGTCATTATTCCAAGCCCCCCGGCCTGTCAAGCAAACCTGCGGGGATTCTGGCCCAGAAGGCACAATACCTCATAACTGATGGTTCCGCACCAGTCGGCAACCTCCTCGGCGCGGATGGCACCCGCACCGGGTCCGCCAAGCAGCCAAACGTCGTCGCCGGGCTTCACGCCGGGCAGTTCCGTCACGTCGAGGGCCGACATCTGCATGCACACGCGCCCAACCAACGGCACGCGCGTGCCGCCGATATTCGCGAAACCGCGATTGGACAGCGCACGCGGGAAGTTGTCCGAGTAGCCCGCGGCAATGATGGCCACGCGCATGTCGCACGGAGCCACAAAGGTGCGCCCGTAGTTCACGGACTGCCCCGTCTTCAGTTCGTGGACCTGATACACGCGGCTACGGACTTCCATGGCGGGCGCGAAATCCGCGCCGAGTTCCGCCATGTCCGTGCCCCAGAACACGTTGCAGCCGTACAGGCTGATGCCGGGACGCTGCGCGTCATGCCGCAACTCGGGATAGGCCAGAAGCGCCGCCGAGTTGGCGAGATTGGCCTCGAAGGCATATCCCGCACGGCGCAGCACGTCCACGGCGTTCGCGAATCTGCGGCCCTGCTCCAGCACGTAGTCGCGCTCCTCGGGCATGTCCGCCGTGGCCAGATGCGAGCACACCATGCTCACCTCCACGCCGGACATATCCGCCAGCGCCTCGGCCAGCGCAGGGGCGTCCTCGGGCACGAAGCCGAGCCGGCCCATGCCGGTATCGAGCTTCAGGGCGATGGGCACGCGCATGCCGAGCCGCCGTCCGGTCTCGTCCATGCGCCGCAACTGCTCCATGCGCCCCGTGAAGGGCACGATGCGCTCGCGGGCGGCCAATTCGAAATCCGTATCGAGTTGCGCGCCCAGAAGCGACATCACTCGCCCGGAGTAGCCGTCGGCCCTGATGCGGGCGGCCTCCTCCACGGTTCCTGCGCCAAGGGTATGCGCACCGGCGCGGTCGAGGGCACGCGCCGTTTCCAGCAGGCCATGCCCGTAGGCGTCGGCCTTGATCACCGCGCAGGCATGTCCGCCAATGGCTTCCAGCCTGCGCCAATTTTCAGCTATTCTTTCAGGATAGACAATGGTTTCCAGATGATTGTAGGCGATGGTCATTGCATCCTCACCGGTTATTCGGACACGTCCGGAACGTCCCCGGACCGGGAGGTTCTATAAGGAATTTCCGTCGTTATGCCTACTGTTCATTTACCGTAACATATGGTACGTGCCCCGAAGTCGCACCGGCAGCCGCAACGGCCAATCCCAACAGTACCCTATAACGCACGGACGATCATGACCGCAATGATCCGCACGCCGCTCCATCGCACGACCGGCCTCGTACCGGCCCTTCTGGCTGTGATCGCGACGGCGCTTTTCTTCGCCGCCGCACGTCCCGCCCTTGCTGGCGGAGACATCCTTTCGGACCACCTCGCCGCAAGCGCCACACAGGACGCCGAAGCATGGCAGCTCAGCGCCGACTCCATGGCCGCCGAGCACGACCCCGAAATCATCGAGGCATCCGGCAACGTGGTGCTCTCGCAGGGCAAGCGCACCCTGCGCGCGGACTTCGCGCGCTACTACCGCAAGACGGGCTGGGTGTACCTGAAGGGCAACGTCGAAGCCATGTGGACGAAGGACCGCCTCACCGCTGACGAGGCCGAGTTCGACCTCAAATCCCGCGTGGGCTGGCTCAAGAACGGCTATGTCTTCATCGACGACGCCCACCTCTACTTCTCCGGAAGACACATCGAGAAGCACGAGGGCGACACCTACACCTTCCGCTCGGCCACCGTCACCTCCTGCGACGATCCGTCCGAAGCATGGTCCATTGACATGGACGAGGGCGAGGTGACCATCGAGGGCTACGCATGGCTCAAGCGCACCGCCTTCAAGGTGGGCGACACCTCCCTTCTGGCCACGCCCTTCATGGTCCTGCCTGCCAAGGTCAAGCGCCAGAGCGGTCTGCTCATCCCCGAGATCGGCGTCAGCTCGCGCAACGGCTTCTACATCAACCAGCCCATCTACTGGGCCATCGACGAAGAGCGCGACGCGACCTTCTACGAGAATTTCCTCGCCAATCGCGGCCTGCGTCAGGGCATCGAGTACCGCAACACGCCGGACTCGGACTCCAAGAGCGTCTGGCAGGCGGACTGGCTACACGACAGCATCCGCGCCAACTCCGAATCCGACGAGGACTCCCAGTTCGACGATGACGGACTCATCCGCCCCAACCGCAACCGCTACTGGTTCCGCAGCAAGTTCAACGGCCACCTGCCCGACCCGCAGTGGAAGGTGAAGCTCGACATCGACTACGCCTCGGACCAGAACTACCTGCGCGAATTCAAATCCGGCCTGTCCGGCTTCGACCGCGCCAAGGACCTGTTCCTCGACGAATTCGGCCGCGACATCGCTGATGCCGACTCGCTGGAACGCACCACCACGCTGCTCGTCTCCCGCTCGTGGGACCGCTTCGGCGTGGCCGGACGCATGCAGTACACCCAGAACCTCAGCTACATGAACGACAACCTCGACCCGGACGACAACCCCACCCTCCAGCGCCTGCCCGAACTTTCGGCCTACGTATGGAAGGACCGCATCGTCCCCGACCTGCCCGTCGAATTCATGATGGATTCCACGGTGGGCTACAACTGGCGCGCCAAGGGCGACTCCGGCGGCCGTGTCGAGGTCGACCCCACCGTGAGCGTGCCCTTCTTCCTCGGCCCTGTGTCCGTGATTCCCTCCGCCGGAATGCACGAGACACTCTACATCGAGGACGATTTCGAAAACGAGAACACCGACGCCGAGACCGGCCGCATGCGGCACCTGCCCAGCGTCAACGTGGCCACCTTCACGGAATTCTCCCGCGTATTCGACCTCGACACCGCAGCCCTTCCCGCCACGGCGGAGAACGCTGGCGAATCCCGTTGGCAGCGCATCCGCCACGCCATCCAGCCCCGCGTGGACTTCGACTGGACGCCCTACGTCGGCCAGACCGAAAATCCCTACTTCGACGAGACGGACCGCCTCGACGCGCGAAACGAGATCACCTACTCGCTGACCAACGTCCTCGACCGCAGGCGCGTAACCATCACCCCGCGCGGCGAAGGCGACGACACGACCTACGCCCCCGTGGTGGACTACCTCGACTTCCTGCGGCTGCGCCTCGAACAGAGCTACGACCGCCGCGAGGCCACCCGCGAGGATGAACTCGACACCTACGAACGCCGTCCGTTCTCGGACTTCCTCGCCGAAGCCGTGCTGCGCTACAACAACTACGTGAGCTGGACCAGCCGCACTCTCGTCTCGCCCTACCTCGGCGACATGACCGAGCACGAGCACTTCGTGACCCTCGAACTTCCTGAAACGCTGCGCGTGAACTTCGGCGTGGACTTCCAGGAAGCCCTCGACGAGTACAAGCGGCAGGACCGCGAGCGCATCCGCCAACTCAAGCTCGGCGTGGACTGGGCCATCAACCGCCACTGGGCGCTTGGCATGCTCTACCGCACCGACATCGAAAACGCCACGGACCTCGAAAAGACCCTGCGCCTGATGTACACGCACCAGTGCTACGGCTTCGAGGTGCTCCTCACCACCACGGACGACGAGGCCCGCGTGGAGGCCCGCGTGTCCCTGCTTGGGCTGACCATGTAGCCAAAGCGACCACCGAAATGCGCAAAGGCGCGGAAGCCACGGCTTCCGCGCCTTTTTTCGCGCCAAATCTTGCCCTGCCTGCCTGCCGCCAGCGCGCCACCACCAACAGTGGCAAGCCGCCCGCCTTTGCTGTACAACCTCCTCATGAGTCAGAACACTTCCCCGCAGACACAACGCCCCATCCGCATCCTCTCGCCCGAACTGCAAAACCAGATCGCGGCGGGCGAAGTCGTCGAACGCCCGGCCAGCGTCCTCAAGGAACTTGCCGAAAATAGCCTCGACGCCGGAGCCGAAAGCATCTCCATCGCCATCGAACAGGGCGGACAGGGACTCATAGACATTCAGGACGACGGCTGGGGCATGGCCCCGGACGAAATGGAGCTGGCCCTCACGCGCCACGCCACCAGCAAGGTCACCGATTTTCATGAGCTGAACACCATCCGCAGCTTCGGCTTCCGGGG
Coding sequences within:
- the rplI gene encoding 50S ribosomal protein L9, whose product is MKLILRADIDNLGRLGDIVKVKPGYGRNYLLPQGLAMLATEANAKVFELERKKLQEKMDKIRFEAEEMGKKLEEAKLVLRVRVGDGDRLYGSVTNSHIGEALAEMGLEVDKKKIILGDPIRSLGVYSVPVKLHPDVQCELTVSVVRHDWVEGQPITSEEAEAALELKLEAEAEATAKAAEEEAVSNDAGQADESEQA
- a CDS encoding DUF456 family protein; the protein is MEYVSGILTVLFVLACFGALVLHVFSLPANWVVLGLVALWKATHPDMALTWIGFGGLALLALAGEGLEFVIRLKGAKQYGASSKGNWGGVLGAIAGAIVGAGFLFGIGALPGALLGAFGGCLAVERIQGRTFEEARTAAMGAMYGTFLGLVAKVGIGVVMATMAAGSVWGA
- the thrC gene encoding threonine synthase, with translation MPEMNAFPAYRGRMEYFCLGCGARYGTEELHYTCPNCGGVFLLRDAGFDTLRERSGEEWRTVFDTRAGAKSDALRGIFRFYELMAPVMDEADIVYLGEGNTPIISSSNRLSAQLGGQRMAFKNDGQNPSASFKDRGMACAFSFLNHLIRTRNLDEILAVCASTGDTSAAAALYASYADGRIKSAVILPQGKVTPQQLAQPLGSGAVVLEVPGVFDDCMKVVEHLADNYQVALLNSKNAWRILGQESYAFEVAQWYDWDLAGKAIFVPIGNAGNITAIMSGFLKMFELGIITALPRVFGVQSHHADPVYRYYAAQPQEREWHPVTVEPSVAQAAMIGNPVSFPRVRHFAERYEAIAGPGSFQVVQVTEQAIIEGMLLANRHGHISCTQGGECLAGLIRARELRLIDAEETAVLDATAHMLKFIGFQDMYFENTFPQSYGITPDPARSNRPELVIEAAEKERLAPAEYTVACAQSVVERLGLKAR
- the dnaB gene encoding replicative DNA helicase yields the protein MTQDRPTSLNRPRKDRSRSPQGTGGSAVAEALDRASGDMLRKVPPHNLEAEQAVLGGVFLKSNVFHDLVDVLGEDDFYSPAHRIIYRAFQECFRKSVPMDLLTVAEELRSMGKLDDVGGPVYLAELADSTVSTSNALFHAKIVRNRSIQRQLIGVASDIIENCFDGANDVDALLDESEQSIFAISEQRSNKTFVASKELVNQVFEKLQELYSRKEIVTGVPTGYYKFDELTAGLQATDLIIIAGRPAMGKTSFALNIGLRAASDYGTPTAVFSLEMGMDQLMMRMLCTKARVNLADMRRGFIDDEAWARLYDAAEDMSAAPIYIDDTPAISTLELRARCRRLKAEKGLGLVIVDYLQLMRAGRTIDSREQEISEISRTLKALAKEIQVPVIALSQLNRKVEERTDKRPKLSDLRESGAIEQDADMIVFLYRDEVYNTSDDNPKKGIAEVIIGKHRNGPTGVVELTFLKEHTAFENLAMAAEPSEYSNS
- the rpsR gene encoding 30S ribosomal protein S18, translating into MAFRKKFTPRKKFCRFCADKDLPIDYKRVDILRDFITERGKIIPRRITGTCAKHQRRLTVAIKRARQMALLYYTAVHSTVVKKRTL
- a CDS encoding AMP-binding protein; the encoded protein is MYFDKAETYSREEIERIQVVRLRNVVERAARSRFYAESLGGIDPADIRSVDDIRRLPLTTKNDLRASYPDGLLTVPHDQFVRLHVSSGTTGNPTAVYYTQNDLNSWADLMARCMHMIGIRPGDVFQNMSGYGLFTGGLGIHYGAERLGCLTIPSGAGNTARQIKLMKDFRTTAIHIIPSYALYFAEALTKSGIDPRRDLALRVALVGAEPHTEESRRKIEDALGIKAYNSYGLSEMNGPGVAFECLEQKGMHVWEDAYLIEILDPETLEPVKEGEIGEIVMTSLLREGMPIIRYRTRDLCRFLPGECPCGRKHRRIDRILGRADDMMILKGVNIYPMQIEQVLMAMPEVGQNYLIELDNDGHIDLMRVKVEIKEEFFIEDMRALNALRERIQTALRYEILLTPKVELVEANTLPKSEGKAKRVIDLRKQF
- the rpsF gene encoding 30S ribosomal protein S6 produces the protein MRKFETLLLLSPEFAAEERQTILDNLTGVITREGGVVDLVDDWGLRDLAYPVKKKTRGYYVRLEYTAPGQLVAELERNIRITDGIYKFVTVRLGEEAEAEEVA
- a CDS encoding LPS-assembly protein LptD, which gives rise to MTAMIRTPLHRTTGLVPALLAVIATALFFAAARPALAGGDILSDHLAASATQDAEAWQLSADSMAAEHDPEIIEASGNVVLSQGKRTLRADFARYYRKTGWVYLKGNVEAMWTKDRLTADEAEFDLKSRVGWLKNGYVFIDDAHLYFSGRHIEKHEGDTYTFRSATVTSCDDPSEAWSIDMDEGEVTIEGYAWLKRTAFKVGDTSLLATPFMVLPAKVKRQSGLLIPEIGVSSRNGFYINQPIYWAIDEERDATFYENFLANRGLRQGIEYRNTPDSDSKSVWQADWLHDSIRANSESDEDSQFDDDGLIRPNRNRYWFRSKFNGHLPDPQWKVKLDIDYASDQNYLREFKSGLSGFDRAKDLFLDEFGRDIADADSLERTTTLLVSRSWDRFGVAGRMQYTQNLSYMNDNLDPDDNPTLQRLPELSAYVWKDRIVPDLPVEFMMDSTVGYNWRAKGDSGGRVEVDPTVSVPFFLGPVSVIPSAGMHETLYIEDDFENENTDAETGRMRHLPSVNVATFTEFSRVFDLDTAALPATAENAGESRWQRIRHAIQPRVDFDWTPYVGQTENPYFDETDRLDARNEITYSLTNVLDRRRVTITPRGEGDDTTYAPVVDYLDFLRLRLEQSYDRREATREDELDTYERRPFSDFLAEAVLRYNNYVSWTSRTLVSPYLGDMTEHEHFVTLELPETLRVNFGVDFQEALDEYKRQDRERIRQLKLGVDWAINRHWALGMLYRTDIENATDLEKTLRLMYTHQCYGFEVLLTTTDDEARVEARVSLLGLTM
- the alr gene encoding alanine racemase, giving the protein MTIAYNHLETIVYPERIAENWRRLEAIGGHACAVIKADAYGHGLLETARALDRAGAHTLGAGTVEEAARIRADGYSGRVMSLLGAQLDTDFELAARERIVPFTGRMEQLRRMDETGRRLGMRVPIALKLDTGMGRLGFVPEDAPALAEALADMSGVEVSMVCSHLATADMPEERDYVLEQGRRFANAVDVLRRAGYAFEANLANSAALLAYPELRHDAQRPGISLYGCNVFWGTDMAELGADFAPAMEVRSRVYQVHELKTGQSVNYGRTFVAPCDMRVAIIAAGYSDNFPRALSNRGFANIGGTRVPLVGRVCMQMSALDVTELPGVKPGDDVWLLGGPGAGAIRAEEVADWCGTISYEVLCLLGQNPRRFA